A window of the Pseudomonas gozinkensis genome harbors these coding sequences:
- a CDS encoding class I SAM-dependent methyltransferase produces MDEARLNEFMGKLVNDMGGAAMLANVIVGEELGLYRAMADSQPISPESLAAKTTCNPRLVREWLSAHAASGYMEHHDGKFRLPEEQALALAKEDSPVYVAGGLGVVASFFHDKDKLVKAMRGNGALPWGDHHPCMFTGTERFFRPGYKGHLIAEWLPALDGVVAKLEAGAKVADIGCGHGASTVIMAQAYPNSRFVGFDYHAPSITVATQRAEEGGVSSRARFFQGTAKSYPGDDYDLICYFDCLHDMGDPVGAAKHAFESLKDDGTVLLVEPFANDTLDENITPVGRLFYAASTFICTPNSLSQEVGLGLGAQAGESRLRKVFTEAGFKHFRRATQTPFNLILEARK; encoded by the coding sequence ATGGACGAGGCCAGACTCAACGAATTCATGGGCAAACTGGTCAACGACATGGGCGGCGCGGCGATGCTGGCCAATGTCATTGTCGGCGAAGAACTCGGCCTGTATCGGGCAATGGCCGACAGCCAGCCGATCAGCCCCGAATCCCTCGCTGCAAAAACCACCTGCAACCCGCGACTGGTGCGCGAATGGCTGAGTGCCCACGCGGCGTCCGGCTACATGGAACACCACGACGGCAAATTCCGCCTGCCGGAAGAACAGGCGCTGGCCCTGGCCAAGGAGGATTCGCCGGTGTACGTGGCCGGCGGCCTCGGGGTAGTGGCGTCGTTTTTCCACGACAAGGACAAACTGGTCAAAGCCATGCGCGGCAACGGCGCCCTGCCCTGGGGCGATCACCATCCGTGCATGTTCACCGGCACCGAGCGGTTCTTCCGCCCTGGCTACAAGGGGCATTTGATCGCCGAGTGGCTGCCGGCGCTGGACGGCGTGGTGGCCAAACTCGAAGCAGGTGCCAAGGTCGCCGACATCGGCTGCGGTCACGGTGCGTCCACGGTGATCATGGCCCAGGCCTATCCCAACTCGCGGTTCGTCGGCTTTGACTATCACGCGCCTTCGATCACCGTCGCCACCCAGCGAGCCGAAGAAGGCGGAGTCAGCAGTCGCGCGCGATTCTTCCAGGGCACGGCGAAAAGCTACCCCGGCGATGACTATGACCTGATCTGCTATTTCGACTGCCTGCACGACATGGGCGATCCGGTCGGTGCGGCGAAGCATGCGTTTGAATCTTTGAAAGACGACGGCACGGTGCTGCTGGTCGAGCCGTTTGCCAACGACACCCTGGACGAAAACATCACGCCGGTCGGGCGCTTGTTCTACGCCGCGTCAACGTTCATCTGCACGCCAAATTCGCTGTCCCAGGAAGTGGGACTCGGCCTCGGTGCGCAGGCGGGCGAGTCGCGCTTGCGCAAAGTGTTTACCGAAGCGGGGTTCAAACACTTTCGGCGGGCGACGCAGACGCCGTTCAACCTGATTCTGGAGGCACGCAAATAA
- a CDS encoding NAD-dependent protein deacetylase, which produces MLDRPIPDPLDYLQQVMADGDFIVLTGAGISTPSGIPDYRDTDGIRRGRQPMMYQEFLAAPESRRRYWARAMLGWPRVRQAQPNAAHEALASLQSHGRISGLITQNVDTLHDQAGSHDVIELHGSLHRVLCLDCGQRSERDSIQQLMETQNPYLAGVDALQAPDGDTLLDPAFEARFQVPHCPHCAGERMKPDVVFFGENVAQPTAARAMALAENAAGMLVVGSSLMAYSAFRLCRVIADRGKPLIAINLGKTRADELLDLKIEGSCEQLLPLLTQRLTS; this is translated from the coding sequence ATGCTCGACCGCCCCATCCCCGACCCGCTCGACTATCTGCAACAGGTCATGGCCGACGGCGACTTCATTGTGCTGACCGGCGCCGGCATCAGCACGCCCTCGGGCATTCCGGACTACCGCGACACCGACGGCATACGCCGTGGCCGGCAGCCGATGATGTACCAGGAATTCCTCGCCGCCCCGGAATCGCGCCGCCGCTACTGGGCCCGGGCGATGCTCGGCTGGCCGCGCGTGCGCCAGGCGCAGCCGAACGCCGCCCATGAGGCGCTTGCCAGTCTGCAAAGTCATGGTCGGATCAGCGGTCTGATCACCCAGAACGTCGACACCCTGCACGATCAGGCCGGCAGTCACGACGTCATCGAACTTCACGGCAGCCTGCACCGGGTGCTGTGTCTGGATTGCGGTCAGCGCAGCGAGCGGGATTCGATTCAGCAATTGATGGAGACGCAGAACCCGTATCTGGCCGGCGTCGATGCCTTGCAGGCACCGGACGGCGACACCCTGCTGGACCCGGCTTTCGAGGCGCGATTTCAGGTGCCGCACTGCCCGCATTGCGCAGGCGAGCGGATGAAGCCGGACGTGGTGTTTTTCGGTGAGAACGTGGCGCAACCAACGGCGGCGCGGGCCATGGCGCTGGCGGAAAATGCCGCCGGGATGCTGGTGGTCGGTTCGTCCTTGATGGCTTATTCGGCGTTTCGCCTGTGCCGGGTGATAGCGGATCGGGGCAAGCCGCTGATTGCGATCAATCTGGGGAAGACGCGGGCGGATGAGTTGCTGGATTTGAAGATTGAGGGGTCGTGCGAACAGCTCCTGCCGCTACTGACACAACGCCTGACTTCTTGA
- a CDS encoding DUF692 domain-containing protein → MQIPHPTLQASVGLGLRRGLMKDLQAARTGDFDFLEVAPENWIGVGGAHGAALRELAERYPLSCHGLSLSLGGSAPLDVGFLREVRTFLDHHKVPQYSEHLSYCSDDGHLYDLLPLPFTEEAVLHVAARIRQAQDILGRRLAVENVSYYAAPRQDMDEVTFTNAVLREADCDLLLDVNNVYVNSINHGFDPQTFLAAIEPGRVVGMHVAGHFDESDTLKIDTHGASVKPVVWALLADAYVRFGAQPTLLERDFNFPAFSELVAELQTIRRLQTEGGSRG, encoded by the coding sequence ATGCAGATTCCCCACCCCACCTTGCAGGCCAGCGTCGGGCTCGGCCTGCGTCGCGGCCTGATGAAAGACCTGCAAGCCGCACGTACCGGCGATTTCGACTTTCTTGAAGTCGCCCCCGAAAACTGGATCGGCGTCGGCGGAGCCCATGGCGCCGCGCTGCGCGAACTGGCCGAGCGATATCCGTTGTCCTGCCACGGATTGTCGTTGTCGCTCGGTGGCTCGGCGCCGCTGGACGTCGGTTTTCTCCGGGAAGTGCGGACCTTTCTCGATCATCACAAGGTGCCGCAGTACAGCGAACACCTGAGCTATTGCAGCGACGACGGTCACCTCTATGACCTGCTGCCGTTGCCGTTCACCGAAGAAGCGGTGCTCCATGTCGCCGCACGGATCCGCCAGGCCCAGGACATTCTCGGCCGACGCCTGGCGGTGGAAAACGTTTCCTATTACGCCGCACCCCGGCAGGACATGGATGAAGTGACCTTCACAAACGCCGTGCTACGCGAGGCCGATTGCGACCTGCTGCTGGATGTGAACAACGTCTACGTCAACTCGATCAACCATGGTTTCGATCCGCAGACATTTCTGGCTGCCATCGAGCCGGGCCGGGTGGTCGGCATGCACGTGGCCGGGCACTTCGACGAGTCCGACACGCTGAAAATCGACACCCACGGCGCCTCGGTCAAACCGGTGGTCTGGGCGTTGCTGGCTGACGCTTATGTCCGATTCGGCGCGCAGCCGACGCTGCTGGAGCGGGATTTCAATTTCCCGGCGTTTTCTGAACTGGTGGCCGAACTGCAAACCATCCGCCGCCTGCAAACCGAAGGAGGCTCGCGTGGATAA
- a CDS encoding DNA-binding domain-containing protein: MDNLLLQQQALTRYLRDPEHEAPPADMNAARVNVYRDLVFNNVSQLLGSTFPLLIRIIGQERWRTLIRGFLRDYRAQTPKFGEIAEEFVGYLASEPAVLSAGGWPEFLVELAHYEWVEMVLQQSDADPLPASDPAQLLEKPLQVSALAWPLAYTWPVQMLGPDHQPATPPAQPTLLLVRRTADWSVKFSELSPLAWRLLQRIEEFPLLNGREQLQGLALEAGLPETVSFMDSGLALLQQLHEDGVLGIT, encoded by the coding sequence GTGGATAATCTTCTGCTGCAACAACAGGCCCTGACCCGCTATTTGCGCGATCCAGAGCATGAAGCGCCACCCGCCGACATGAACGCGGCGCGGGTCAATGTCTATCGCGACCTGGTGTTCAACAATGTCTCGCAACTGCTGGGCAGCACATTTCCGCTGTTGATCCGGATTATCGGTCAGGAACGCTGGCGCACGTTGATCCGCGGCTTCCTGCGGGACTACCGCGCGCAGACGCCGAAATTCGGCGAGATCGCCGAGGAGTTTGTCGGCTACCTCGCGTCGGAGCCTGCGGTGTTGAGCGCGGGCGGGTGGCCGGAGTTTCTGGTGGAGCTGGCGCATTACGAATGGGTGGAAATGGTGTTACAGCAGTCCGATGCCGACCCATTGCCTGCGAGCGATCCGGCGCAGTTGCTCGAGAAGCCGTTGCAGGTTTCGGCACTGGCCTGGCCGTTGGCGTACACCTGGCCGGTGCAAATGCTCGGGCCGGATCATCAACCGGCCACGCCACCGGCCCAGCCGACGCTTTTACTGGTGCGGCGCACGGCGGACTGGAGTGTGAAGTTTTCCGAGTTGAGCCCGCTGGCATGGCGGTTGTTGCAGCGGATCGAGGAGTTCCCGTTGCTCAATGGTCGTGAGCAACTGCAAGGGTTGGCGTTGGAGGCGGGGTTGCCGGAAACAGTGTCATTCATGG